A single window of Methanoregula sp. DNA harbors:
- a CDS encoding inorganic phosphate transporter, whose protein sequence is MEPLILFGIVLALALNFVNGLNDASHSIATVVATKALSPLKATLLSGICNMLGPFIFTTAVAHTIGTAIIAPDALTPLSIVVAMLVSIVLVFVATRSGIPISSSHAMVGAILGAGIGASGLSAVVLPSLKSLDIVIIGGIAGACAGALTLVIITVMLKGDWKPVAGVGATCGAAVAIPVLMILGILKLNGILGIVLFIFISPILGLTAAFLFDILVSHLFRHSRQNRMRRIFQPLHVIASLFQAAGHGANDGQHAVGVITALLFSAGMLSAFDVPVWVVLLSAIAMGFGTCFGGWQVVDKMARKITKIRPYQGFCAATTGSGVLTLVTVFGIPVSSTHVISGAIVGVGATRGKNAVQWDVVREMMTAWVITIPLALIISFGGYYLIAALIQGLA, encoded by the coding sequence ATGGAACCGCTCATCCTTTTCGGGATCGTTCTTGCGCTTGCACTCAACTTCGTCAACGGGCTCAACGATGCATCTCACTCGATTGCAACCGTTGTCGCCACAAAGGCGCTTTCCCCGCTTAAGGCGACGCTTCTTTCCGGCATCTGCAACATGCTAGGCCCGTTTATCTTTACAACCGCTGTGGCGCACACGATCGGTACAGCGATCATCGCACCGGATGCACTGACCCCGCTCTCCATTGTGGTTGCCATGCTGGTCTCGATTGTGCTGGTCTTTGTCGCCACCCGGTCTGGTATCCCGATCTCAAGCAGCCATGCAATGGTGGGAGCGATCCTTGGCGCCGGTATTGGTGCTTCAGGATTATCCGCAGTGGTACTTCCGTCCTTAAAATCCCTGGATATTGTCATCATCGGGGGGATCGCCGGTGCATGTGCAGGTGCTTTAACGCTGGTGATTATTACGGTCATGCTCAAGGGAGACTGGAAACCCGTTGCCGGTGTCGGTGCGACCTGCGGTGCAGCTGTCGCAATTCCTGTCCTGATGATACTCGGCATCTTAAAACTGAACGGTATCCTTGGGATCGTCCTGTTTATTTTCATCTCCCCGATACTCGGCCTGACCGCCGCGTTCCTGTTCGATATCCTTGTCTCGCATCTCTTCAGGCATTCCCGGCAGAACAGGATGCGCAGGATCTTTCAGCCCCTCCATGTTATCGCCTCCCTCTTCCAGGCAGCAGGCCATGGTGCAAACGACGGCCAGCATGCAGTCGGTGTGATCACCGCCCTCCTTTTCTCTGCCGGGATGCTGTCCGCATTTGACGTTCCCGTCTGGGTAGTGCTCCTGTCGGCAATCGCGATGGGGTTCGGCACGTGTTTTGGCGGGTGGCAGGTGGTGGACAAGATGGCAAGAAAGATCACGAAAATCCGGCCATACCAGGGGTTCTGTGCCGCGACAACCGGAAGCGGAGTCCTCACGCTTGTCACGGTATTCGGGATCCCGGTCTCTTCGACGCATGTCATTTCCGGCGCGATTGTCGGTGTCGGTGCAACCCGGGGGAAAAATGCGGTGCAGTGGGATGTAGTCCGGGAAATGATGACCGCATGGGTGATCACCATCCCCCTCGCCCTCATTATATCATTTGGAGGGTATTATCTCATCGCAGCACTCATTCAAGGTCTTGCCTGA
- a CDS encoding DUF47 family protein encodes MGIRELLIPQDKVFFDLFEQQAGIVKEAAGKLLNLTEDFTSVKEKRQGIEHLEHRGDQVTHNIYEELNRTFITPLEPEEISRLASTLDEVLDYIDGATEKMFYYGIETTDVHMIELAKLIHMQTAELESAIRGIRSIKNPKYIEERCIEVNRLENLADDVLAHAITDLFRTQHAITIIKLKDIYEHLETATDNCEDVANVLSDIAIRHS; translated from the coding sequence ATGGGAATTCGGGAATTGTTAATACCACAGGACAAGGTTTTTTTTGACCTGTTCGAGCAGCAGGCCGGGATCGTGAAGGAGGCAGCGGGAAAACTTTTGAACCTGACTGAGGATTTCACAAGTGTAAAAGAGAAACGGCAGGGAATTGAACATCTCGAACACAGGGGGGACCAGGTCACTCATAATATCTACGAGGAGCTGAACCGGACCTTCATCACCCCGCTTGAACCTGAGGAGATCTCGCGCCTAGCCTCAACGCTCGACGAGGTGCTGGACTATATCGACGGGGCAACTGAAAAGATGTTCTATTACGGTATTGAGACGACCGATGTCCACATGATAGAACTCGCCAAGCTGATCCATATGCAGACTGCAGAACTCGAGAGTGCGATCAGGGGCATACGCTCGATTAAGAACCCAAAATATATTGAGGAACGCTGCATCGAGGTGAACAGGCTGGAAAATCTTGCTGACGATGTGCTTGCCCACGCGATAACCGACCTCTTCAGGACCCAGCACGCGATCACGATCATAAAATTAAAGGATATCTACGAGCATCTTGAGACGGCGACTGATAACTGCGAAGATGTGGCAAACGTACTCTCCGACATCGCGATCCGGCACTCGTGA
- a CDS encoding DUF47 family protein, with product MRIRDLILPEDRVFLRLFAKMAGTISEAATVLNEITHELPGGTEKAHRVRQIEHNGDEITRQVYEKLDESLITPLEPEEIARLAPVMDDVLDRIDRVTNQICTYGLTESSDVLKEFSYLVLLSATEIQHAITSLATLDKPEEVRSHAGEINRLYNLSIELQSRAVLDLFKTKDLLLIIKLKDIFEGMGRVMEKCNDVGHALNDISMSHS from the coding sequence ATGCGGATCCGTGACCTGATACTTCCCGAAGACCGCGTATTTCTTAGACTGTTTGCCAAAATGGCAGGAACGATAAGTGAAGCGGCGACTGTACTTAACGAGATCACCCATGAACTGCCGGGCGGGACGGAAAAGGCGCACCGGGTCCGGCAGATCGAACATAACGGTGACGAGATCACCCGGCAGGTATACGAGAAACTCGATGAGTCATTGATTACCCCGCTCGAACCGGAAGAGATCGCCCGTCTTGCACCGGTCATGGACGATGTTCTGGACAGGATCGACCGGGTAACCAACCAGATCTGCACGTACGGGCTGACGGAATCCAGTGATGTATTAAAGGAGTTCTCGTACCTTGTCCTGTTGTCGGCAACCGAGATACAGCATGCGATCACAAGCCTTGCTACCTTGGACAAACCCGAAGAAGTCCGGTCTCATGCCGGCGAGATCAACCGGCTCTACAACCTTTCGATCGAGCTTCAGTCACGTGCCGTGCTCGACCTGTTCAAGACAAAAGACCTGCTGCTCATCATCAAGTTAAAGGATATCTTTGAGGGTATGGGCAGGGTGATGGAAAAGTGCAATGATGTCGGGCATGCACTCAATGACATCTCGATGAGCCACAGCTGA